The genomic DNA GGGGTGCTGGCGGCGGGTGTCCTCCTGCTCCTGACGGCCTGGGCCGTCGGATCGCTCGCCACGGTCCAGCTGGCGGCTGCTCCAGGCGGCGCGCTCGAGGCTCACGCGGCGCCGGGCTCGGCGACGGCGTGGGTCCGGGCGAGTGCGGTGACCGCTGCGGCCTCACCACTGCGCTCCCTGCTCCTCGTGGTCACGGCGTGGACGTCGCTGACCGCCTGCGTCCTCCTCCCCGTGGTGTCGCCGCTGGTGCTGGGCCTGCTGGCCCGCTGCGCCGGCCGGCTCCCCGCAGGGCCCGCGCACGACTCCCCGGTCCTCGCCGCGGCTGCCCTGCGCGCCTGACCCGGTCCCACCCCTCGACTTCCCCCCTCGATCCGACCCCTATCCGACCCTTGATCCGACCCCTCGCTCCATCGGCAGCCCGCGGCCTCCCGACACGAAGGACCACGAACCGTGACCACCACCTCGCCCCCGCCCACCCATGCGACCACCAGGGCGCCCCTGGCACCCCTCGACCAGCGGTCGGTGACCATCACTGACGACTTCTGGGCCCCCCGCCGCGAGCAGGTCCGCACCAGCACGCTGCGCCAGCAGGAGCGCCAGCTGCGCGCGCCCGGCCAGCAGTTCGACGCGCTCCGGCTGACCTGGCAGCCCGGGGACCCCCACGAGCCCCACATCTTCTGGGAGAGCGACGTCGCCAAGTGGATCGAGGCGGCCAGCTACTGCCTGGCCACGACCGCCGACCCCGAGCTGGAGGCCTCCGTCGACGAGGCGATCTCCCTGCTCGCCGGCGCCCAGCAGCCCGACGGCTACCTCAACGTCTACTTCACCGTCGTCAAGCCCGGTCAGCGCTTCACCGACCTGCGCGACGCCCACGAGCTGTACTGCGCCGGCCACCTGATCGAAGCGGCTGTCGCCCACCACGCCGCCACCGGCAAGACGACCCTGCTCGACGTGATGACCCGCTACGCCGACCTCATCGACCGCGAGTTCGGCCCCGGCGGCTCCTGCGAGGGCGGGTACGACGGCCACGAGGAGATCGAGCTCGCCCTGGTCAAGCTCGCCCGGGCCACGGGGGAGCGCCGGTACCTGGACTGCGCGCTGCGCATGGTCACGGCCCGCGGCCAGCGCCCCTTCTACTACGAGGCCGAGGAGGCGCGCCGCGGTGACACCGGCTACTTCGGGGGCGTCTTCCCACAGCGGCCGCGTCAGGCGGAATTCTGGCGCGAGTACAATCAGTCCCACCTGCCCGTGGTCGAGCAGAGCGACGCCGTCGGCCACTCCGTGCGGGCGATGTACCTGTACGCGGCGGTCACCGACCTCGCCGTCGAGACGGGGGACGAGGCCCTGGCCGCGGCGTGCGACAGGGTCTGGGAGTCCCTGACCCAGCGCCGGCTCTACGTCACCGGGGGAGTGGGCGCTCGTCACGACATCGAGGGCTTCGGGGGCGACTACGAGCTGCCCGACGCCCGCGGCTACGCCGAGACCTGCGCGGCCATCGGCCTGGTGTTCTGGGCGCAGCGGATGGCCAACGCGCGTCGGGACGCCGCCTACGTGGAGGTCCTGGAGCGCGCCCTGTACAACGGCGTCCTGTCCGGGGCCTCGGCCGACGGCACGTCCTACTTCTACGGCAACCCGCTGGCCAGCGACGGCTCGGTGCACCGGCATGAGTGGTTCGGGGTGGCGTGCTGCCCGCCGAACTTGGCGCGCCTGCTCAGCTCGCTGGAGCTGTACGCCTATGCGCAGGGGGCGGAGGAGGCCGTGGTCAACCTCTACATCAGCGGCTCCGCGCGCTTCGACCTCGCCGACGGCCCCCTGGCGCTGCGGGTGCGCTCTGAGCACCCCGTCGACGGGAGCGCCGAGCTGCGCGTCACCGAGGCTGCGCCGGGACCGGTGACGCTGTCGCTGCGCATCCCTGCGTGGGCCACCGGTGCGCAGCTGGTCGTGGCGGGGAGGGAGCTCGAGCTGTCAGAGGTCGTGGCGGACGGGTACGCCCGC from Quadrisphaera setariae includes the following:
- a CDS encoding glycoside hydrolase family 127 protein, whose protein sequence is MTITDDFWAPRREQVRTSTLRQQERQLRAPGQQFDALRLTWQPGDPHEPHIFWESDVAKWIEAASYCLATTADPELEASVDEAISLLAGAQQPDGYLNVYFTVVKPGQRFTDLRDAHELYCAGHLIEAAVAHHAATGKTTLLDVMTRYADLIDREFGPGGSCEGGYDGHEEIELALVKLARATGERRYLDCALRMVTARGQRPFYYEAEEARRGDTGYFGGVFPQRPRQAEFWREYNQSHLPVVEQSDAVGHSVRAMYLYAAVTDLAVETGDEALAAACDRVWESLTQRRLYVTGGVGARHDIEGFGGDYELPDARGYAETCAAIGLVFWAQRMANARRDAAYVEVLERALYNGVLSGASADGTSYFYGNPLASDGSVHRHEWFGVACCPPNLARLLSSLELYAYAQGAEEAVVNLYISGSARFDLADGPLALRVRSEHPVDGSAELRVTEAAPGPVTLSLRIPAWATGAQLVVAGRELELSEVVADGYARVRREWAEGDVVQLRLGMDPQRVWAHPAVFDTAHRVALQRGPLVFCLEGVDHQDAVAQLSLPRGAVLDVQDDATSGTVALLAGGSAVTGAADRSAPLYGTEPPATRAADLRAVPYFSWANRGQSDMTVWIHEMDQA